A genome region from Bacillota bacterium includes the following:
- the tsaE gene encoding tRNA (adenosine(37)-N6)-threonylcarbamoyltransferase complex ATPase subunit type 1 TsaE — protein sequence MRYTAGSPQATQALGETTARLLQPGDVISLEGDLGAGKTQFVKGVGIGLGIDETLITSPTFTLINQYDGRLPVYHFDVYRIEPHELEDIGYDEYFYGSGVCLIEWGNTVQEYLPLEYLQIEIRKTAEDQREFIFTAHGQRYEQLVSELKVVVQA from the coding sequence GTGAGATATACTGCAGGTTCACCTCAAGCAACCCAAGCTTTAGGAGAAACAACAGCCCGTTTGCTCCAGCCAGGCGATGTAATCAGTCTTGAAGGAGACTTGGGCGCAGGTAAAACTCAGTTTGTTAAAGGTGTCGGTATCGGACTGGGCATTGATGAAACCCTGATTACCAGTCCCACTTTTACTTTAATCAATCAATATGACGGCAGGCTGCCAGTCTATCATTTTGATGTATACCGCATTGAACCCCATGAGTTAGAGGATATTGGTTATGATGAGTACTTTTATGGCAGCGGAGTCTGTTTGATCGAGTGGGGAAATACTGTACAGGAGTATCTGCCCCTTGAGTATCTGCAGATAGAAATCAGGAAAACCGCTGAAGATCAGCGGGAATTTATCTTTACAGCTCACGGACAGCGTTATGAACAGCTGGTTTCGGAGCTAAAAGTGGTGGTACAAGCATGA
- a CDS encoding asparaginase: MASVVAKVYRSQIVESVHRGSWVIVDAQGRIAASQGDPYLKTFFRSAAKPIQALPIVESGAADRFGFTDAELAVMCASHSGEPEHIQTVTSILNKLGLDHHALQCGVHPPRDQKSLQALIQAGEKPNQLYNNCSGKHAGMLALSMYHHWDLNNYIEIDHPLQQLVLSYISDFCGVEREQIALGIDGCGVPVFGFSIYNMALAWARLADPSGLSPERAGAVQRITEAMRSYPILTAGTGELTADLMRAYLQYKLVAKSGAEAVYCLALPDRGWGLALKIEDGSSRAVAAVLLAILDKLGYIGDSNILEAYRPQLVRNHRGRVVGEIVADLSEAKFERIVDK, from the coding sequence ATGGCAAGTGTTGTGGCAAAAGTATATCGCAGCCAAATTGTGGAAAGTGTTCACAGAGGCAGTTGGGTTATCGTAGATGCTCAAGGCAGAATCGCTGCCAGCCAAGGTGATCCATATTTAAAGACTTTTTTTCGCTCTGCAGCCAAACCGATTCAAGCCCTTCCGATTGTGGAATCAGGAGCCGCAGACCGTTTTGGCTTTACTGATGCAGAGCTAGCGGTGATGTGCGCCTCCCACAGTGGTGAACCGGAGCATATTCAGACAGTAACCAGCATTTTAAACAAGCTCGGCTTAGATCATCATGCTCTCCAGTGCGGAGTTCATCCGCCGCGGGACCAGAAGTCACTGCAAGCACTGATCCAAGCAGGAGAAAAACCAAACCAGCTCTACAACAACTGCTCAGGCAAACACGCCGGGATGCTGGCTTTATCCATGTATCATCATTGGGATTTGAACAATTATATCGAAATAGATCATCCCCTGCAGCAGCTGGTGTTAAGTTATATTAGTGATTTCTGCGGTGTTGAGCGGGAACAGATCGCTCTGGGTATTGACGGCTGCGGAGTACCGGTTTTTGGTTTTTCTATCTATAATATGGCGTTGGCTTGGGCACGTTTGGCTGATCCCAGTGGATTAAGCCCAGAGCGAGCTGGGGCTGTTCAAAGAATTACCGAAGCGATGCGCAGCTATCCCATTTTAACGGCAGGAACGGGAGAATTGACAGCGGACTTAATGCGTGCTTATTTACAATATAAATTGGTTGCTAAATCTGGTGCGGAAGCGGTCTACTGCTTGGCACTGCCGGATCGCGGCTGGGGTTTGGCTCTTAAAATTGAAGATGGCAGCAGCAGGGCTGTGGCCGCAGTTTTGCTTGCCATTTTGGATAAACTAGGCTATATTGGTGACAGCAATATCTTAGAAGCTTATCGTCCCCAGCTGGTCCGCAATCATCGCGGTCGAGTGGTAGGGGAGATTGTGGCGGATTTATCAGAAGCTAAATTTGAGAGGATTGTCGACAAGTGA
- a CDS encoding gamma-glutamyl-gamma-aminobutyrate hydrolase family protein, with amino-acid sequence MNPLIGITCGHQWSDPERFYVNGPYIHGITAAGGIPILVPYLDRAKLEQILDRIDALLVPGGIDVDAKHYNQESHPKSGIINPWWDELDITMIRGALARNLPILAICRGCQVLNVACGGSLIQDIESFVSQPIKHQQQAPKWYPTHAVSIEQGSLLAQIFGTEVVRVNSFHHQAVEQAAPGLRVTARASDGVIEAIESTKHSFVIGVQWHPELMTSHDAKMQSLFDHFTAAAMGRPKT; translated from the coding sequence ATGAATCCACTTATTGGTATTACCTGCGGTCATCAATGGAGTGACCCGGAAAGATTTTATGTAAACGGACCTTATATCCACGGCATTACCGCCGCTGGAGGTATTCCGATTCTAGTCCCCTACCTGGATAGGGCTAAGCTGGAGCAGATCCTGGATCGAATTGATGCTCTGTTAGTTCCGGGAGGAATTGATGTTGATGCCAAACATTATAATCAGGAATCGCATCCAAAAAGTGGTATAATTAATCCTTGGTGGGATGAACTCGATATTACTATGATTCGCGGTGCGCTGGCAAGAAACCTTCCGATTTTGGCAATTTGTCGCGGCTGCCAGGTCTTGAACGTAGCCTGCGGGGGAAGTTTGATTCAGGATATTGAATCATTTGTTTCCCAGCCTATCAAACATCAGCAGCAGGCGCCAAAGTGGTATCCTACTCATGCAGTTTCGATCGAACAAGGCAGCCTTTTAGCTCAGATTTTTGGGACTGAGGTTGTCCGTGTCAACTCATTTCATCACCAGGCTGTGGAGCAGGCAGCACCCGGATTAAGAGTTACTGCCAGAGCTAGCGATGGAGTAATTGAAGCAATCGAAAGTACCAAGCACAGTTTTGTTATCGGTGTGCAGTGGCATCCGGAGCTGATGACCAGTCATGATGCAAAAATGCAGTCTTTATTTGATCATTTTACAGCAGCTGCTATGGGAAGACCAAAGACTTAA
- a CDS encoding type II toxin-antitoxin system PemK/MazF family toxin, with the protein MNVSWRRLNNVHQTVRRGDIFYANLNPVIGSEQGGVRPVLILQNNIGNKYSPTTIIAAITSQIKKGKLPTHVELSAAEFNLDKDSVILLEQVRTIDKRRLKEKIAHLDEEIMSEIDRAIMISLGLVDI; encoded by the coding sequence ATGAACGTCAGTTGGCGGAGGCTGAATAATGTGCACCAAACGGTAAGGCGCGGTGATATATTTTATGCTAATTTGAATCCAGTAATTGGTTCTGAGCAAGGCGGTGTTCGCCCTGTACTGATCCTGCAGAATAATATCGGAAATAAATATAGTCCTACTACAATTATCGCAGCAATAACATCTCAGATTAAGAAGGGTAAGCTGCCAACTCATGTGGAACTCTCGGCAGCGGAATTTAATCTCGACAAAGACTCAGTAATTCTGCTGGAGCAAGTCCGCACCATTGATAAACGCCGTTTAAAGGAAAAAATTGCACATTTAGATGAAGAAATAATGAGCGAAATTGATCGAGCCATTATGATCAGCCTTGGTTTGGTTGATATCTAA
- a CDS encoding CopG family transcriptional regulator yields the protein MAQNKRIMISVPNKLLEEVDQVVQESNGNRSQFICEAVQMYILHKKRSVLREQLKDGYQSMAAINLLLAEEGSDDQLLDQYERQLAEAE from the coding sequence TTGGCTCAGAATAAACGAATAATGATATCTGTACCGAATAAATTATTAGAAGAAGTAGATCAGGTTGTGCAGGAAAGCAACGGTAATCGCAGCCAGTTTATTTGCGAAGCCGTCCAGATGTACATTCTGCACAAGAAACGCTCTGTGCTGCGGGAACAGCTCAAAGACGGGTATCAAAGCATGGCAGCCATTAACCTACTCTTAGCTGAAGAAGGATCCGATGATCAACTGCTTGACCAATATGAACGTCAGTTGGCGGAGGCTGAATAA
- a CDS encoding helix-turn-helix transcriptional regulator — protein MIGNNIRMRRKKLRLSQEALAQGDWTRSYISQIERGRIQPSIDTLTKIAIKLDTTVAELIGDQTLVHQAKAAVLYPDICKQYLDQLPETPTTIFLDQLTNSLLTNNNLDFQLPPNPELYYLTARVLIFQKKYPSAVKLLQKALKLFDVFWRILFMRKLYFVYQQLNDQEGMESVKAELGQALASLDSTDDLKSKLAQELKFESDPVRITHLSNFILAIEFGEDFIEAIKLANS, from the coding sequence ATGATTGGCAATAATATCCGTATGCGGAGAAAAAAACTTAGACTCAGTCAGGAAGCTTTAGCCCAAGGAGACTGGACCCGCAGTTACATCAGTCAGATCGAGCGCGGCCGTATTCAACCATCCATCGACACACTAACCAAAATCGCCATCAAACTCGACACTACTGTCGCCGAGCTTATTGGCGATCAAACACTAGTGCACCAAGCTAAAGCGGCAGTTTTATATCCTGACATCTGCAAGCAATACCTAGATCAACTGCCAGAAACACCTACTACTATATTTCTTGATCAGTTAACAAATTCCCTGCTCACTAACAATAACCTTGATTTCCAATTGCCGCCAAATCCTGAACTTTATTATCTAACTGCTAGGGTACTCATTTTCCAGAAAAAATATCCATCAGCTGTGAAGTTACTGCAAAAGGCACTCAAACTCTTCGATGTATTTTGGCGGATCTTGTTCATGCGCAAATTATACTTTGTGTACCAGCAGCTTAATGACCAAGAAGGAATGGAAAGTGTTAAAGCCGAGCTCGGCCAAGCCTTAGCATCACTTGACAGCACTGACGACCTGAAGTCTAAACTGGCCCAGGAGTTGAAATTCGAATCAGATCCGGTGCGTATCACTCATCTGTCTAACTTTATCCTTGCTATCGAATTCGGAGAGGATTTCATAGAAGCCATAAAACTGGCGAACTCATAA
- a CDS encoding ABC transporter ATP-binding protein, which translates to MARVLLNGVTKRFGNVIAVNDVDLEVKDREFMVLVGPSGCGKTTTLRMIAGLEEITEGTISIGDTVVNDVPPKDRDIAMVFQNYALYPHMDVYNNMAFGLKLRKFPKTEIDRRVKEAARMLGIENLLDRKPKQLSGGQRQRVAVGRAIVREPKVFLMDEPLSNLDAKLRVQMRAELSKLHQSLQATIVYVTHDQTEAMTMGDRIVVMRDGFIQQVASPLVIYNHPDNVFVGGFIGSPPMNFINMILTREDGRYFVETIEGRVKLEIPAERVAYFDNLDAYVEKEIIFGIRPEDIEDFNVWKAQAGEGAEAVNSFIANVDVIEPMGAETFLYLSLDEEIPQLIARVDAQTEAVSGEPHKVAINMAKCHLFDKETERTLRKENVRLR; encoded by the coding sequence ATGGCCAGAGTATTGCTGAATGGTGTTACCAAGCGCTTTGGTAACGTAATAGCAGTAAACGATGTTGATTTAGAAGTTAAAGATAGAGAGTTTATGGTATTAGTAGGTCCATCCGGATGTGGAAAAACCACTACGCTGCGGATGATTGCAGGCCTTGAAGAAATCACTGAAGGAACTATCAGTATTGGAGATACAGTTGTTAATGACGTGCCTCCAAAAGATAGGGACATCGCAATGGTATTCCAAAACTACGCCTTGTATCCACACATGGATGTTTACAATAATATGGCGTTTGGTTTGAAGCTTCGCAAATTCCCTAAGACTGAAATTGATCGTCGGGTAAAAGAAGCTGCCCGCATGTTAGGTATCGAAAACCTGCTTGACCGCAAACCGAAGCAGCTGTCTGGTGGTCAGCGCCAGCGTGTTGCTGTAGGTAGAGCGATTGTACGGGAGCCAAAAGTATTCTTGATGGACGAACCGCTGTCCAACTTGGACGCTAAGCTCCGCGTACAGATGAGAGCTGAGTTGAGCAAACTCCATCAGAGTCTGCAGGCAACTATCGTATATGTTACTCACGACCAAACCGAAGCCATGACCATGGGTGACCGGATTGTAGTTATGCGTGACGGATTCATCCAACAAGTTGCCAGTCCGCTGGTTATTTATAATCATCCAGACAATGTGTTTGTAGGCGGATTTATCGGCAGTCCACCCATGAACTTCATTAATATGATTTTAACACGCGAAGATGGCCGCTACTTTGTTGAAACTATTGAAGGCCGCGTTAAACTGGAAATTCCAGCTGAGCGTGTTGCATACTTTGACAACTTAGATGCGTACGTTGAGAAAGAAATTATTTTCGGTATCCGTCCAGAAGATATCGAAGACTTCAATGTATGGAAGGCGCAGGCAGGCGAAGGCGCTGAAGCTGTTAACAGCTTTATTGCCAACGTAGACGTAATTGAGCCGATGGGTGCTGAAACATTCCTCTATCTGTCATTAGACGAAGAGATTCCACAGTTAATTGCTCGCGTTGACGCTCAGACAGAGGCTGTCAGCGGTGAACCGCACAAGGTTGCCATTAACATGGCTAAGTGCCATCTGTTTGACAAAGAAACTGAGAGAACCCTGCGTAAAGAAAACGTACGCTTAAGATAA
- a CDS encoding HAD family phosphatase — MIKLVALDLDDTLINDNHEIPQENMEAIERVRELGAEVIIATGRMFCSAKPFAEAMGMRPEQMMISYNGAMVRRINGELVSHTPLEESTALAIIRFCQERDWTLNAYYNDELYVEKINANVKYYESMIGIKAQPVGDLYEFVADGHKPISKLLIVGDDENFGENLPIMQAEFGAAAQVTRSKKRYVEMTHLDATKGKALAKLAESLGLKSDEVMAIGDGGNDLQMIKWAGIGVAMANAAQHVREAADFVTKTNNEAGVAYALNRFILDKVTS, encoded by the coding sequence ATGATTAAATTAGTCGCATTGGACTTGGATGATACGCTGATCAACGATAATCATGAGATACCGCAGGAAAATATGGAAGCAATTGAGCGCGTCCGCGAGCTTGGCGCGGAAGTTATTATTGCCACCGGAAGAATGTTCTGCAGTGCCAAGCCGTTTGCTGAAGCGATGGGAATGCGTCCGGAGCAGATGATGATCAGCTATAACGGTGCCATGGTGCGCCGGATTAACGGGGAACTGGTTTCGCACACCCCATTAGAAGAATCCACCGCCCTAGCAATAATTAGATTCTGCCAGGAGCGTGACTGGACGCTGAACGCCTATTACAACGATGAGCTTTATGTAGAGAAAATCAACGCCAATGTTAAGTATTACGAGAGCATGATCGGCATCAAGGCGCAGCCTGTGGGAGATCTTTATGAATTTGTTGCAGATGGGCATAAGCCTATTTCCAAGCTATTAATTGTAGGGGACGACGAAAATTTCGGCGAGAATCTCCCAATAATGCAGGCTGAGTTTGGCGCCGCTGCTCAGGTCACGCGCTCTAAAAAGCGCTATGTTGAGATGACCCATTTAGATGCTACTAAGGGCAAAGCTCTAGCCAAACTAGCAGAATCTCTGGGACTAAAATCTGATGAAGTGATGGCCATTGGAGATGGAGGTAATGATCTGCAGATGATAAAGTGGGCTGGAATTGGAGTGGCCATGGCCAATGCAGCGCAGCATGTGCGGGAGGCTGCCGACTTTGTAACCAAGACTAACAATGAAGCGGGAGTGGCTTACGCCCTCAATCGATTTATCTTAGATAAGGTAACATCGTAA
- a CDS encoding DUF4097 family beta strand repeat protein: protein MHDERLLILKMVESGRITAQEAVELLEAMEVEEPVKQDKTDDTWRRIEKQGQEFSQKIERAVERLGSSIEMKLEESGLSEQLSNLPRLLSKIPFLNNIANEVHEFSQEYEGTFVPDLPEIPITLKNVNGSIIVEGWDQDAVKLVVTQKVKAKERDQALDKLIRIDLPETGTAVDSLVIDVHEQSDTSVSYHLSVPRKNPYLVNLKSTNGRCRIINLLANTVQVNTVNGSITVKQTKADAIHTTTSNGANVLDYVEGEDVRQRCANGSITFVGSSPKIDCDTVNGSVKVVPLTFAHVQSEVQISTVNGGVRCLLPQMPNMAVKVDAAAAMGRVNIGLANFQTEQEYRSGGRHAVIGQVADDSGTGKMISVNTRTSTGSIYIGHEREKHGSE, encoded by the coding sequence ATGCACGATGAGCGTTTGCTGATATTAAAAATGGTTGAAAGCGGCAGGATTACTGCTCAAGAAGCAGTTGAACTGCTGGAGGCAATGGAGGTAGAAGAACCGGTTAAACAGGATAAAACTGATGACACATGGCGCCGAATCGAAAAGCAGGGGCAGGAGTTCAGTCAAAAAATCGAGCGGGCTGTCGAGCGACTAGGCAGTTCCATTGAAATGAAGCTCGAAGAATCAGGATTGAGCGAGCAGCTGTCCAATCTGCCGCGTCTGCTTTCAAAAATTCCCTTCCTTAACAATATTGCCAATGAAGTCCATGAGTTCAGCCAAGAATACGAGGGTACCTTTGTGCCGGATCTCCCGGAAATTCCCATTACATTAAAAAACGTAAACGGCTCAATTATTGTTGAGGGCTGGGATCAGGATGCCGTTAAATTAGTGGTTACCCAAAAGGTAAAAGCTAAGGAACGGGACCAGGCTCTGGATAAGCTGATTCGCATCGATCTGCCTGAGACAGGAACAGCTGTAGACAGCCTGGTGATCGATGTACATGAGCAGAGCGATACCAGCGTATCTTATCATCTCTCTGTACCGCGGAAAAATCCTTATCTCGTAAACCTAAAATCAACCAACGGCAGATGCAGAATAATTAATCTGCTGGCAAATACAGTTCAAGTCAATACAGTTAATGGTTCGATAACTGTAAAACAGACCAAGGCTGATGCGATTCACACTACAACCAGCAATGGTGCAAATGTCCTCGATTATGTTGAAGGCGAGGATGTCAGACAGCGCTGCGCAAATGGATCAATTACTTTTGTAGGCAGCAGTCCTAAGATCGATTGCGATACCGTGAACGGTTCAGTAAAAGTAGTGCCGCTTACTTTTGCCCATGTTCAGAGCGAAGTGCAGATCAGCACTGTTAATGGCGGAGTTCGCTGCCTGCTGCCGCAGATGCCCAATATGGCTGTAAAAGTAGATGCGGCTGCCGCCATGGGTCGAGTCAATATCGGGTTGGCTAATTTTCAAACAGAGCAGGAATATAGAAGTGGGGGACGCCACGCAGTAATCGGTCAGGTAGCTGATGATTCTGGAACTGGAAAAATGATTTCAGTAAATACTCGCACCAGCACCGGATCGATTTACATCGGGCATGAAAGGGAAAAACATGGCTCTGAATAA
- a CDS encoding DUF2089 domain-containing protein — MKRSVVSSCPICGSGMDIVKMHCQSCDTSLEGRFAPCKFCQLTTEQREFIEVFLASRGNIKEVERLLGISYPTVRSRLDQIIEALGYRVEYAESESQRKDILKALNDGEITAEEAIRLLKK, encoded by the coding sequence TTGAAGAGGTCTGTGGTAAGCAGTTGTCCAATTTGTGGAAGCGGTATGGATATTGTAAAAATGCACTGTCAAAGCTGTGATACAAGTTTGGAGGGGCGGTTTGCTCCCTGCAAATTCTGTCAGCTGACTACCGAGCAGCGGGAGTTTATTGAAGTTTTTCTAGCATCACGGGGTAATATTAAGGAAGTAGAGCGATTATTAGGCATTTCCTACCCAACGGTCCGCAGCCGCTTGGATCAGATTATTGAAGCTTTAGGTTATCGAGTGGAATATGCTGAGAGTGAATCACAGCGAAAGGACATTCTTAAGGCTCTTAACGATGGTGAAATTACAGCTGAAGAGGCTATTCGGCTATTAAAAAAGTAG
- a CDS encoding S8 family serine peptidase, with translation MKKLLILLVILLTGCLGSQQAQHVTLTGVIYHHDTAIPIVGADITIRTGNRILSTRTELDGTFAIQIRTKNSSIKLIVEHPEYYPLEGNIRLKPGMQEHIVLELEPKRIERTLMAGIIDYALPELHIAGRGLAAALDSSSALYPVEAELTEILVEPYTYSEAEAAAIAESLGAESYRLYPAPRLIVLTKPAGTAIDEFLAAARNHPLILHADLNLSISTAAQTALTLIPNDPYYDKQWNLAAIYLPHAWQRIHEQPNQRPIRIAVLDSLIDTNHPDLKQNLNLTDAYNAVKQSKTVSDYAGRLNNQEHTLLSHGTHVCGIIAAVTDNHAGVAGTAWGINVEVIPIVVLNEDSGTISDLIAGIYQAVELDVDIINMSFAITDPFFEPDHKHPLTKAVNAAAERGILMAAAAGNYARLLYPAKYPQVVAVGAVAHDYSIPDYSAYPAADQVTIFAPGGTKSEQIFSTDLSTGGSGYAYAHGTSMAAPHAAGAAALIKATDPNITSGEIEQLLWETGIIIDHEQPQKRLINTYAAVTRTPIANAVITFRDLDSASKFSAVPDPNRYFYQFLPSGTYLLTAHIDADQNQKLNSGDWYFEQEITVEAGQHSSDLEILLQIYP, from the coding sequence ATGAAGAAACTACTGATCTTGCTGGTAATCCTGTTAACCGGCTGCCTCGGCAGCCAGCAGGCTCAGCATGTAACTCTCACGGGAGTGATTTATCATCATGACACAGCTATTCCCATAGTTGGTGCCGACATAACCATCAGAACCGGAAATCGAATTCTCAGCACCAGAACCGAGCTAGACGGCACCTTTGCCATCCAAATCCGGACAAAAAACAGTTCTATAAAGCTAATCGTGGAGCATCCTGAATATTATCCATTAGAGGGGAACATCCGCCTTAAACCGGGAATGCAGGAACACATAGTATTAGAGCTGGAACCAAAAAGAATAGAGCGCACTTTAATGGCCGGCATAATCGATTACGCCCTTCCGGAGCTGCACATCGCTGGGAGAGGATTAGCAGCAGCCTTAGATTCTAGCTCAGCTCTCTATCCTGTTGAAGCAGAGCTGACAGAAATCTTGGTTGAACCATATACATACAGTGAAGCCGAGGCAGCGGCCATTGCCGAATCACTGGGAGCTGAATCATACCGGCTTTACCCTGCTCCCAGACTGATTGTCCTGACGAAACCGGCAGGTACAGCCATCGATGAGTTTCTTGCTGCAGCCAGAAACCATCCTTTGATCCTGCATGCCGACTTAAATCTATCAATTTCAACCGCAGCTCAAACAGCCCTGACTTTGATTCCTAACGACCCTTATTACGACAAGCAGTGGAACCTAGCAGCAATCTATCTGCCCCATGCTTGGCAGCGGATCCATGAACAGCCGAACCAGCGTCCGATTCGAATCGCCGTGCTTGATTCCTTAATCGATACGAATCATCCGGATTTAAAACAGAATCTCAATCTAACAGACGCATACAACGCTGTTAAGCAGAGTAAAACAGTCAGCGACTACGCAGGTCGGCTGAATAATCAAGAGCATACTCTGCTCAGCCACGGCACACACGTATGCGGTATTATTGCAGCTGTTACCGACAACCACGCAGGAGTAGCTGGTACTGCTTGGGGAATTAATGTCGAGGTTATCCCCATCGTGGTTTTGAATGAAGACAGCGGCACTATCAGCGATTTAATCGCAGGGATCTATCAGGCTGTAGAACTGGATGTGGACATAATTAACATGAGTTTTGCCATTACCGATCCCTTCTTTGAGCCTGATCATAAGCATCCACTCACGAAAGCGGTTAACGCGGCAGCCGAACGCGGTATTCTCATGGCGGCAGCAGCCGGAAATTACGCCAGACTGCTGTATCCGGCCAAGTATCCCCAGGTGGTTGCTGTCGGTGCTGTGGCTCATGATTACTCAATTCCCGATTACTCGGCTTACCCGGCTGCTGATCAAGTGACGATCTTTGCTCCGGGTGGAACGAAATCAGAACAGATTTTCAGCACCGACTTAAGCACCGGTGGCAGCGGATACGCCTATGCCCACGGCACTTCCATGGCTGCCCCTCACGCTGCTGGAGCAGCGGCTTTAATTAAGGCCACCGACCCCAACATAACCAGCGGCGAAATAGAACAGCTATTATGGGAAACGGGAATAATTATTGACCATGAACAGCCGCAGAAGCGCTTGATCAACACATATGCCGCAGTAACTCGCACACCGATTGCCAATGCTGTCATTACCTTCCGAGATCTGGATTCGGCTTCTAAATTCAGCGCGGTTCCCGACCCAAACCGCTATTTCTACCAGTTCCTGCCTTCCGGAACATATCTTTTGACTGCACATATTGATGCGGATCAAAATCAAAAATTGAACTCAGGAGATTGGTACTTTGAGCAGGAAATCACTGTCGAAGCAGGTCAGCACAGCAGTGATCTAGAAATACTTTTGCAGATTTATCCATAA